TTCATAAGCTGAAGTTCCTGTTGGGAAAGTTCCATCTTCAGCTCCGACAAAAGTACTAACGGGTAAATCGTCCCCTTCTTGCTTATTTATAGGGATTAAAATATTTTTAACAAAGTCAGGAACATCAGATGCGGCAGCAGCCTCAGCTTCAGCAGTCAGTTGCCCCCAAGCCTCTGGAATATCTACTTTCACTAAAGCTTCAATGCCTTTATCTACAGCAGCGTAGTTCATTTGAATTACTTTATCGCCTTTTTTGCCGTAAGATTTAACAATAGCTTCTTTTAAATATTTGACTGCATCGTCTAGAGGAATAACATTAGTCAGCTTAAAGAAAGCCGCCTGCATAATCATATTAATTCTATTGCCTAAACCAATTTCTTGGGCAATATCTGTAGCATCAATAATGTAAAAATTAATTTGGTGTTGAGCAAGATATTTTTTCAAGGAATTAGGTAGTTTTTCGTCTAATTCCTCTTTCTTCCATTTACAGTTTAAAACAAAGGTGCCTTCATCTTTTAATCCTTTTACCAAATCATATTGATGAACATAAGCTTGGTTATGGCAAGCTACAAAATCTGGTGTATTAATTAAATATGTAGAAGTAATTGGAGATTTGCCAAATCTTAAGTGGGAAATAGTTACGCCCCCTGATTTTTTAGAATCGTAGGCGAAATAGCCTTGAGCATATAAATCTGTATTATCTCCAATAATTTTAATGGCGCTTTTATTGGCCCCAACTGTTCCATCTGAGCCTAAGCCCCAGAATTTGCAGGAGATAGTACCCTCAGGGATGGTTTTAATTGTTTCATTAATAGGTAAGGAAGTATGAGTTACATCATCAATAATACCAATGGTAAAGCCATTCTTTGGTTCAGCAGCTTTTAAATTATCAAATACTGCTTTAATTTGAGATGGAGTCGTATCCTTGGAGCCAAGTCCGTATCTGCCGCCTACGACTAAAGGAGGGTTAGCAGTACCATAGAAAATTGTCCGAATATCTTCAAATAGTGGTTCGCCTAAAGCACCTGGTTCTTTTGTTCTATCTAAAACAGCAACTTTGGTAACTGTACTAGGTAGTACGTCGAAGAAGTACTTAGGAGAAAAAGGTCTATATAAATGTACTTTGATTAAGCCTACTTTTTCACCTTTTCCTACGAGGTAATTTACGGTTTCTTCAATAGTTTCCGTAACAGAGCCCATAGCCACAATAACATGCTCAGCATCAGGAGCTCCTACATAGTTAAAAGGTTTATATTCCCTGCCAGTAATCTTGCTAATTTTCTGCATATACTCTGCTACCTGATCAGGTACATTTTCGTAATATGTATTACATGCTTCTCTGGCTTGGAAGAAAATGTCTGGATTTTGGGCTGTCCCTCTAGTAACAGGATGCTCAGGGTTTAAAGCTCTATTTCTAAAGGAGTTAACTGCGTCCCAGTCTAAGAGTTTAGCCAAGTCCTCATAATCGATAACTTCAATTTTTTGCACTTCATGGGAGGTCCTAAAACCATCAAAGAAATGGAGAAATGGGACCCTAGATTTAATAGCTGTTAAATGAGCTACACCAGCTAAATCCATAACTTCCTGTACTGATCCGGAAGCTAACAGTGCAAAGCCTGTTTGTCTAGTAGCCATTACGTCAGAATGGTCGCCAAAAATAGATAAAGCGTGGCTGGCTAAAGCCCTGGCAGTAACATGAAATACTCCAGGAAGCAGCTCGCCGGCGATTTTATACATATTAGGAATCATCAACAACAGCCCTTGAGAAGCAGTGAAAGTTGTTGTTAAAGCACCTGCTGCCAAGGAGCCATGTACTGCCCCTGCAGCTCCCGCTTCAGATTGCATTTCCACTACTTGAACTTTTTGACCAAAAAGGTTCTTTTGCTCATGAGCTGCCCACTCGTCCACATTCTCTGCCATGGGGGATGATGGAGTTATAGGATAAATTGCTGCTACATCCGTAAAAGCATAAGCCACATGGGCTGCAGCCGTATTCCCATCCATGGTTTTCATTTTTTTTGGCATTACTTACACTCCTTCTCCAAAATATCTATACAATTTGCCTCTTAATCTTTTTTGCTATTTTTTTAGGTTAAAAAAAGTATATTAGGCAAAAAGCTATTAAAAATTATTATATGGAACTTTAATTAATTTGACAATACTATGCCCATGCTGTTGGAACAGTTATACAGCATACAAAAAACGTTATTTAGACAATGTATTGCCAATTACAAGTCCTAACCAGACAGCTAGCAAACCAATAAGTAAACTTCCCCCTATATTTAATAGAGCTGTTTTGAATTCTCCATGTCGCAGTATATTAAGTGTTTCTAAACTAAAAGTTGAAAAAGTAGTCAGGGCCCCAATTAAACCAACGGAAATAAAGATCCTTAAGTTAGGGCTAATTAATGCTTTTTCAACTCCCAGAGCTTGAACCAAACCAATAATCAAACAGCCTAGCATATTAACAGTAAAGGTTCCCCAGGGAAAAATGGAATTACCTCGGGAATCAATCAGGTTAGAAAGATAGTATCTGCTTACGGCACCTATACTTCCTCCTAAAGCAACATATAAATAAACTAAACTTTTCACAAAAATCACTCCCAGGCGCTATGTTAATTAGTTCTCGCAAATCATGGGAATATCTTTTTCATCCCATTTTACCTTCTTGATTTGTCCTTCTGGCGTAATAATTTCTACTTCAACTACGGTATTAAAGAAAAAGACTGTGCCGGCTCAATATTTGGGTCTTGTTTTAAGTATTACTGTCATAGCTCCACTCCATCATTTTTTAAGTATTTTTAAATTACTGTCTTGATAATCGATAATTAAGCTGTCACCATCTCCAATATCGCCTTTAATTAACGCCCGGCCCAGCATAGTTTCCAACTGCTTTTGCAAAAATCTTTTTAAAGGCCTAGCTCCATAGGTAGGATCATAACCTCCCTGGGCAATAAATTCTTTGGCGCCATCTGTTAATTGCAAACTGATTTTTCGATCCTGAAGTCTTTTTTGCAAATCAGCAATTAGTAAATCGATTATTTTAGATATTTCTGCGGCTGTTAAAGGCTTAAAAATAATTATATCGTCTATTCTATTTAGGAACTCAGGGCGAAAAGACATACGCAGTTCTGATAATACCTTTTCAGTAATTTGTGCTGTAATTTTTCCATTTTCCTGAATACCTTCTAAGAGTTGGCTAGCGCCTAGATTAGAAGTCATAATGATAATCGTATTTTTAAAATCAACTGTTCTTCCTTGAGAATCCGTAATCCTCCCATCATCTAAGATCTGCAATAAAATATTTAACACATCCCGGTGGGCTTTTTCAATTTCATCTAATAATACTACTGAGTAAGGCTTCCGGCGCACGGCTTCTGTCAGCTGCCCTCCTTCTTCATGTCCAATATAACCGGGAGGGGCTCCAATCATTCTAGAAACAGAGTGTTTTTCCATATACTCGCTCATATCAATCCGAATCATATTTTCCGGTGAATCAAAAAGGGTGCTGGCCAGGGTTTTGGCTAGCTCTGTTTTACCCACTCCTGTAGGCCCAAGGAAGATAAAAGAACCAATGGGACGATGAGGATCTTTAATACCGGCTCTGGCCCGAATAATAGAATCGGTTACCAATTGGACTGCCTCATCCTGCCCAATAACCTGCTGATGTAAAATAGCATCTAGACGCAGCAATTTATCTTTCTCTCCCTCAACTAATTTGGCTAGGGGAATGCCTGTCCAGCGGGAAATAATGCGGGCAATTTCTTCTTCCGTTACTTCCTCCCGCAAAAGTCCTGTTTGGCCTTTGCTTTGGGCTAACTTTTGCTCTACCTCTTTTAATTTGCGCTCAGCAGCCGGCAGCTTACCATACTTTAACTCTGCCGCTTTATTTAAATCATATTCCCGTTCCGCTTTGTCAATAGATTGATGCAGCTGTTCTATTTCCTCTCGTATTTTCTGCACATTCTGCAATGCTTGTTTTTCATTTTCCCATTGTGCCTTCATGCTGGAAAGTTTTTCTCGCAATTCTGTCAGTTCTTTTTGGAGATTTGCCAAATGTTCCTGGCTGCTCCAATCTTTTTCCTTTTTCAGGGCAGCTTCTTCAATTTCTAGCTGCATTACCCGGCGAGCCACTTCATCTAGTTCCGCAGGCATGGAATCAATTTCCGTTCTAATTAGAGCGCAGGCTTCATCTACTAAATCGATGGCTTTATCAGGCAAAAAGCGGTCGGAAATATAGCGGTTAGATAATACAGCTGCATTTACCAGAGCATTGTCATGTATTTTAACTCCGTGGAATATTTCAAAGCGCTCTTTTAGTCCACGGAGAATAGAAATGGTATCTTCCACTGTAGGTTCTTCCACTAATACCGGCTGGAATCTTCGCTCTAAAGCCGAATCTTTCTCAATATACTTTCTATATTCGTCTAAAGTGGTGGCTCCAATACAATGAAGCTCTCCTCGTGCTAACATAGGCTTCAGCATATTCCCTGCATCTATTGCCCCTTCCGACTTTCCGGCACCTACGATTGTATGCAGTTCATCGATAAAAAGCAGTATTTGGCCTTGACTACTTTTAACTTCTTGCAGTACAGCCTTTAACCGCTCTTCAAATTCCCCACGAAATTTAGCTCCCGCCAATAAAGCACCCATATCCAAGGAAAAAATTATTTTGTCTC
The Bacillota bacterium LX-D genome window above contains:
- the crcB gene encoding fluoride efflux transporter CrcB, with amino-acid sequence MKSLVYLYVALGGSIGAVSRYYLSNLIDSRGNSIFPWGTFTVNMLGCLIIGLVQALGVEKALISPNLRIFISVGLIGALTTFSTFSLETLNILRHGEFKTALLNIGGSLLIGLLAVWLGLVIGNTLSK
- the nifJ gene encoding pyruvate:ferredoxin (flavodoxin) oxidoreductase; the encoded protein is MPKKMKTMDGNTAAAHVAYAFTDVAAIYPITPSSPMAENVDEWAAHEQKNLFGQKVQVVEMQSEAGAAGAVHGSLAAGALTTTFTASQGLLLMIPNMYKIAGELLPGVFHVTARALASHALSIFGDHSDVMATRQTGFALLASGSVQEVMDLAGVAHLTAIKSRVPFLHFFDGFRTSHEVQKIEVIDYEDLAKLLDWDAVNSFRNRALNPEHPVTRGTAQNPDIFFQAREACNTYYENVPDQVAEYMQKISKITGREYKPFNYVGAPDAEHVIVAMGSVTETIEETVNYLVGKGEKVGLIKVHLYRPFSPKYFFDVLPSTVTKVAVLDRTKEPGALGEPLFEDIRTIFYGTANPPLVVGGRYGLGSKDTTPSQIKAVFDNLKAAEPKNGFTIGIIDDVTHTSLPINETIKTIPEGTISCKFWGLGSDGTVGANKSAIKIIGDNTDLYAQGYFAYDSKKSGGVTISHLRFGKSPITSTYLINTPDFVACHNQAYVHQYDLVKGLKDEGTFVLNCKWKKEELDEKLPNSLKKYLAQHQINFYIIDATDIAQEIGLGNRINMIMQAAFFKLTNVIPLDDAVKYLKEAIVKSYGKKGDKVIQMNYAAVDKGIEALVKVDIPEAWGQLTAEAEAAAASDVPDFVKNILIPINKQEGDDLPVSTFVGAEDGTFPTGTSAYEKRGIAVNVPEWQIDNCIQCNQCSFVCPHAAIRPVLANEEEIKNAPATFATLDAKGKGLENLKYRIQVSVLDCTGCGNCADICPAKEKALVMEPLETQTEQQVPNWNFAATVQEKNGVMAANTIKGSQFVQPLMEFSGACAGCGETPYVKVLTQLFGDRMMVANATGCSSIWGASAPSIPYCKNAEGKGPSWANSLFEDNAEYGFGMALAVKQMRNKLIDLMTELLTLDVPAEYREACEAWLAGKDDAEASKQATAKLLPLLAADNLTDAKAQEIVAQIAEKKDFLIKKSLWIFGGDGWAYDIGYGGLDHVLASGENVNILVFDTEVYSNTGGQSSKATPTGAVAKFAASGKKQKKKDLGMIAATYGYVYVAQVSMGADKNQLMKAFIEAESYEGPSLIIAYAPCINHGIKEGMGRTQAQGKKAVEHGYWHLYRYNPALAAEGKNPFTLDSKEPTGSFRDFLNGEVRYTSLAKAFPEAAEELFAKAEKEAKERYENYKRLANVE
- the clpB gene encoding ATP-dependent chaperone ClpB, whose amino-acid sequence is MDLNRFTQKSLEALQLAESKALNLGNPEVDLEHLTLALLEQTDGLFSRILVKMNIPVQAFHKEVEKIADGKPKVSGPGREAGKIYVSGSLNTVLVKAEQEAQQMKDEYISVEHLVLAMLGEGRQSKLGDVFARFGLTREAVLKALTEIRGSQRVVSQNPESTYEALSKYGHDLVKAAKSNKLDPVIGRDSEIRHAIRILSRKTKNNPVLIGEPGVGKTAIVEGLAHRIVRGDVPEGLRDKIIFSLDMGALLAGAKFRGEFEERLKAVLQEVKSSQGQILLFIDELHTIVGAGKSEGAIDAGNMLKPMLARGELHCIGATTLDEYRKYIEKDSALERRFQPVLVEEPTVEDTISILRGLKERFEIFHGVKIHDNALVNAAVLSNRYISDRFLPDKAIDLVDEACALIRTEIDSMPAELDEVARRVMQLEIEEAALKKEKDWSSQEHLANLQKELTELREKLSSMKAQWENEKQALQNVQKIREEIEQLHQSIDKAEREYDLNKAAELKYGKLPAAERKLKEVEQKLAQSKGQTGLLREEVTEEEIARIISRWTGIPLAKLVEGEKDKLLRLDAILHQQVIGQDEAVQLVTDSIIRARAGIKDPHRPIGSFIFLGPTGVGKTELAKTLASTLFDSPENMIRIDMSEYMEKHSVSRMIGAPPGYIGHEEGGQLTEAVRRKPYSVVLLDEIEKAHRDVLNILLQILDDGRITDSQGRTVDFKNTIIIMTSNLGASQLLEGIQENGKITAQITEKVLSELRMSFRPEFLNRIDDIIIFKPLTAAEISKIIDLLIADLQKRLQDRKISLQLTDGAKEFIAQGGYDPTYGARPLKRFLQKQLETMLGRALIKGDIGDGDSLIIDYQDSNLKILKK